The genomic DNA ACCTCTGGCTGGCTTAgctggtagaacatgcaactcttgatctcagagctgtaagttcgagccccacttggATGTAAAGCTTActctgaaaacttttttaaatccttaaaaaaaaagaagaagaagaagaatatatTAGAGCTCTACAGGCAGAGATGCAGCAGtagggttctttttttaagatttatttatttaggggcgcctgggtggcacagcggttaagcgtctgccttcagctcagggcatgatcccggcgttgtgggatcgagccccacatcaggctcctccgctaggagcctgcttcttcctctcccactccccctgcttgtgttccctctctcgctggctgtctctatctctgtcaaataaataaataaaatctttaaaaaaaaaaaaagatttatttatttatttgaggggggtggggagagggagggatgtaggggaggggcaaagggagaaggagagagagtcccaagcagactccatgttcaATAGTCATAAGACTACTAAATGGACTTGAAAAAAAGTAtggaagacaccagagaaaccctggctgcaaagataaaagacctaaaaactagtcaggctgaagtgaaaaatgctataactgagacaCAAAACCAACTGGATGTAAGCACAATAAGGACCGAAGAAGCAGAGGACAGAACAGGtgatattaaagataaaattatggaaaataatgagcttgaaaataagagggaaaggaaattatTAGATCACGAAGGCAGTCTaagggaactcagcaattccataaagagaaataatatccatatcataggagtcccagaggaagaagagcaggaaaaagggtcaggtttatttgaacaaattatagctgaggggctcctgggtggcacagtcgttaagcgtctgccttcggctcagggcgtgttcctggcattcagggatcgagccccatgtcaggctcctccgctaggagcctgcttcttcctcacccactccccctgcttgtgtttcctctctcactggctgtctctctctctgtgtcaaataaataaataaaatctttaaaaaaaattatagctgagaatttccctaatctagggaaAGAAATAGGTATTTAAGTCCAAGAGGTTCAGAGAACTcccacaaaatcaacaaaaactagGTCAACACCACGACATATCATAgcgaaacttgcaaaatacaaagataaagagagaattctgaaagcagctagagACAAAAGATCCTTACCCTACAAAGATAGACccataaggttagcagcagacctgtccacagagacctcgCAGGCCAGAAAggatggcatgatatattcaaggtgctaaatgggaaaaatatgcagccaagaatactttatccagcaaggctgtcactcagaacagaaggagagatagtttccaagacaaacaaaagctaaaggaatcTATGAACACTAAatcagctctgcaagaaatattaaagggaaaccTTTAAGCAGGAAAGAGACaccaaaagtaacaaaaactagaaaggaaaagaagcaatctacaggaacagcgactttataggtaatacagtggcactaaattcatatctttcagtaagtactctgaatgtaaatggacgaAATGCCCCaaccaaaagacacagggtatcagaatggataaaaaaacaagactcattgACATGTTGcttacaaaagactcattttagacccaaagacacctccagattgaaagtgagggggtagagaaccatttatcatgctaatggacatcaaaagaaaggtggaagaagtgagcctgggtggcttagtcagtcaagcatctgccatcagctcaagtcatgatctcagggttctaggatagagctccactcagcagggagtctgcttcttcctccgcccctccccctgctcatgctctcactctctctcaaataaataagtaaaatcttaaaaacaaaactaagaaagtTGGAGTAGCCACACTTACATTagataaactagattttaaaccaaagactgtaatagaGATAAAGGAGGACACTATATCAGAATAAAGGAGTCTATACAActagaagatctaacaattatacacacacacacacacacatacccctaaCTGGGGAGTAGCCAaatctataaatcaattaataacaaaataagagaaactcactgatgataatacaataatagtaggggactttaacaccctactcacagcaatggacagatcatctaagcagaagaccaacaaggaaacaagggctttattttttttttaagattttatttctttattttagagagagagtgatagcaaaagagagaaagagagagcactagcaggggggagagggagaagcaggctccctgccaagcaaggagcccaaggtggggctccatcctaggactctgggatcatgacctgtgctgaaggcagacacttaatcaactgagccacccagaagccctggAAACACGGGCTTTAAATGACtcactggactagatggacttaacagatctattcagagcatttcatccaaagcagcagaatacacattcttctcgagtgtacatggaacattctccagaatagatcaacatactgggtcacaaatcagacctCAACCAGttcaaaaagactgagatcataccatgcacaTTTTCTGACtccaacactatgaaacttgaaaccaaacacaagaaaaaatttggaaagagcacaaatacatggatgaaaaagaacatcctactaaaggaTGACTGGgccaaccagaaaattaaaaaaaaaaaaagaattaaaaaatacatggaagcaaatgaaaatgaaaacatgaccgTTCAAAACCTTAGGGACACGGCAAAGGAGGTCCtaagggaagtatatagcaatacaggccttcctcaagaagcaagaaaagtcttaagtacacaagctaaccttacacctaaaggagctggaaagtACACACGTGTACAAcagaatacattaaaagaatgTTTGTGTAACCACTGATTAatcataagcaaaaaaaaataataataataaagcaaaaaaggaaaatggatgataatgaaaacagaccaatgtggatgaatctcacaaattggagttgagagaaaaaaagaaaagacaaaagaacatATATACTATGATTACTTCATCGTTTCAATAAGTAAAACTAAACCATACTGTACAGCGAACGATAAATCATAAAGAAACGCAAGGAAATGATTAGAAGGCTTGTGAAGGAGAAGGCTGGGTACAGGAAGGATTCTGGGGCAGTAGAAATGTCCTTTGCTTTATATGTTAACTCATCTATGTAAATTAAATGAACTTTTCtctactattttatattttgcaataaaagggaaaaaaagcaaacatcttCAAATAAGCCTTGGGAGCAGTGGCAGTTGGCAGGTGAAATACGATACCATGAATCACATGAGAAGGGGGCAGAGCCACATATGAAagcaagaaacaggaaagtgaTTGGAGAACAAAGGGCAGAAATGCAATTTATTCAAAGACAGATGATTCCAGGACACAGAGCACCCTGGACAGACGCGAAGAGCTTCTTTAATCAGAAAGAAACTTCCAAGGCTAGTTCGCCGAAGAAAAATGGGCACCAAGGGCAAAGTAAGCAAATATACTGTTTCCTTATTTGATTCttggtttttttgtctctttataaatttactaaaacaaACTTCCTTCAGGATTACTCTCAGAAAGCAGCAATTTAAAGCTAAGCTAAAGGATTTGAGTGAACTCATGCTAGGAATTTAAGGAAATTACCGTGGATTTGCCAAAATACTTACTACAAGAGTGTTCaattaaatattacttataaaggccaaaaaaagagagatttgagTACCTACGCTACAACAAAACAGAATTTGCATCTGTTAGAAATAAAGTTAgagaagaatacagaaaatatttatagtatattaATCAGTAGAAAAAGTAGATTACAAAGTATTACatacaaaagatcccaaataggtATACTGAAAAAATTTACATCAAAGTCATAAAATGAGTGATAAAATTACAGgtggattttcttttattcttatttgtattttgaaacttcccataattaatatatattgcATCTGCAATAAAACTAacgatattttaaaatgtaattcaaaatTGCATAACTATCAAAAATTATGTATTCGTGTGTCAAAGACTGGGAAAAgcataccaaaagcaaaaatagtagcATTAGAATAGAGGATTATAGGTTTGTTTCTTTCCACTTTCCTTCAatgttacttatatttaaaatgttaaatataattttaattaattctagtatatataattatctgttaattatataattaatctccctctctccctctttctcaggtTATTAAATGCAAAGCAGCCATTGCCTGGGAAACAGGCAAGCCCCTTTGCATAGAAGAGGTTGAGGTAGCCCCCCCCAAGGCTCATGAAGTTCGCGTTCAGGTAAGTGGGGACTTTCCCTAGACGGTACAGACGAGGCACTAAGCGCAGACTTGGCTTCTTCAGGTCAAGCCTGCGTGGCATGACTGAGAGTACCTGGAGTTTTACCTATGGGCAGAACTACATTTGGAGGTACAGATTAAAACGGGCATTATCCCAGCAGGGGTAAATTACTAATTATCAGTTGTTACTGATAACAGGCTTAACATTTATTTGAACTATCTTTATATTAATCATTAGCTCTAAGAATTAGACCAAGGAATTCACTTCAGGTGAGAATTagttagattttctttttgttttccagttgCCAGTTATTGGAAAGTGTTattaaaaggaagataaaaaatgtGGTTCAAAacaagggagaggagaggcctgAAGTGCTGCTGGGGGCAGTACAAGAGTCccaggggcccagagcagggagaaGTGCAGGTGAGCAGGGAAAGGAGACTGCACTGAGGAGACAGAGATCACAGATCGAAGGTCGGGAGAACTTCTGCTGTTTCCCCACAGCTGGCCTGGCTTACATTTCTCCTCAGGGCCACTACAGGACAGGTTTATACATGAGAATGAATAGGATATCCTCATGAGCAGAATCTTGAAGAACAAGGGCTATGTTAGTAACTAAGACaatcctttatctgatatatctttgaattataaaaattgtattatttctatttcattttatataatttcaacaAAATTTGCACAAGCCCTAGAAACCTGTGTTCCCTCCATTCCCTCTTCCTAGAAGATTCTGTTCAACTTTTCCCTATTACCTTTGATTGCTCCCCTCCTTTAGACACTAACTGCCAATTCCATCTCTTTGTATGATTTCCCAGTGGCAATGAAAGTTAGAAAACAAAGgtttagaagaaaagaatatatgttgatatttttaattgttcttttttttcccaaaatgtaattcttttattGAGCTCCAGGAATGATGTAAAGTTTCAAGGTGACATTGGGCCTAAAACTACCCTCCTAACAACCCCAATGATATGACAGAAACAGGCCTCAACTCTGTGATTGCCTTGTAGATTATCGCCACTGCCCTGTGCCATACTGATGCCCATCCCATCAGTCCTAAATTTAAAGAGGCCCTTCTCCCAGTGATCCTTGGCCATGAGGGTGCAGGAATTGTGGAAAGTGTTGGTCCAGGAGTGACCAACTTCAAACCAGGTATGTTCTTTCCTGATTCCAATTAAATGGAAACATCAGGAAATTTCAAGGACTGATAAGAGTCCTGGCTTTGCATGCTATAATTGATCTCTGTTTATATAGGGGAACCATCTGTTCCAAAGACAAACTAAGTAAGATATACAATCTATCACAGTCTAACAAAGGGACAGAATATGTGAAATCAGAACTAATAAAATCTGGGAAACGTGGTCACTTGATTTACCCATAGCATTGAGAAACTGCGCTGTGAAGTGAAGGCACAAAGTGGGGCACGAGTGAAAATCTGTAACAACCtcttctaaataaaacaaaaataatttaatatcatAAGGAATTCAAAGAATGAGGACTTATAGTTAGCTTAAGTGAGAAATATTATGTATGTCAATGTTAGCTTATGTGTCTTTTTGAAACTctgtaacataaaaataatatgtaaatgaagcATGGCAATGGCCGTAATCATTTGCTTCACATTTTATCACATATTCACCAAATACTGGAGTATGGGCTATGTAACACTCATGTAGAAGGACCCAtatcattctttcctcctttaacGAGGATGCTCCAAACCTAGATCCGTCCCAAACAAGATCAGAGAAACAAACCGCTCCCTTAAGTTTTGCATCCATCAATGAGTCTGGCCAATGtagtcctagctctgccacttactggatGTGTGACCTCCACCGGTGAAGTCACTTGTCTTGACACAGCTCAGATTTCCGTTTTCTAAAGTGGGGAGAAAAGGTACCCATCTCAAAGGATTGtctgggaattaaatgagatagtatggGCAAGCAGTTAGAAGGGTGCCTAGCACATACTAAATGGTCATCAGAGGATAGAAGCCATTATTAAATTGAAATTGagtaaaaggcagaaaaatacagCATGTGAGAGTGAACTAAATGGTGACGCACGGCAATGACATAAAGTTTAATCTCCGCATCCAGCACATTGTTGTCCACCTCTCCTATTTTATAAGGATATTCTGTTCCACACCGGatgtttagaaatgtaaaaaaataataataatagtaatagtcaTGATGCAGACAGTTGCAATGACAGCAGAGCCTCAGACAGGACTCTGTAGCTAGTGGTATCAATGCAGATTTGTTGCTTGACTGCCCAGcagccaaaaaaaggaaaaagttaagaAGACAGTATATGCAATAATTGGGGGAATCAGCTATCTTGTAAAGCAACAAAATACTATAGCCATCTATACTTTCTGCTGAATATAAAATGTGTATGATAAAGAATAGTGTTTTCTACTGATTAATCTGGTAGAAACTTTTTACAAGTTATATTTTAGGCACCATCCAACACATGGCCTTTCTTTCCAGGTGACAAAGTAATTCCACTCTACATGCCTCAATGTAGAAAATGCAAGTTCTGTCTGAGTCCACTCACAAATTTCTGTAAAAAACTCAGGTAAGCTCTGTACACTGGTTAGACTATAAATTGGTATAAATATTTGGGGAAGTACATTGGCAATACCTGGTTGAAGTTTCTACCCACCAATTCTAGTCCTAGGTGTATACAAGAAACCGTTGCAAAATTACCCAAAGAAACATATGCTAaaatgttcactgcaacattgtttataacagcaattaAAAACAGCCCAATGTCCACCAATAAGAGAATGGATTAACAAACTGCTATATAGTAACACAATGGAAAACTATGCAACAATGAAAAGGATTAAACTTGATCTATATACAACAACATAAAATAATCTCACATACATAATGTTAAGGGAATGAAGCAAGTTGTTAACAAATATATTTAGTAAGATATCATATACAAAATAGTACaatatacaggggcacctgggtgctcagtccattaagcctctgactcctgatttcagctcagctcctgatctcaggatggtgagattgagccccgcatcaggctctgccctcagtggggaatctgcttctctccttctccctctccccactcgcactgctctctctctctctctcaaataagcaaataaatctttacaaaaaatactATCTACAGGATAGTTTATGGTCACATCTGTATGTAGTAAAGGTATAAATACATCACTGGAATGATAAATGCCAAACTCAAAATAGTAGCTACTTCTATAGGAAATGAGAGAGGAATGAAATGAGGTGCAGTAATTTATTCCAAGGCCCCAGATAAAAGTTAGATTTTGAACGTAGacagtctgattccagagtccaAAACCTTTATCACCTTATGCTTTAATGAGACTACAtaccaaaaaaatctatttgtcCTTAATGCCAAATGAAGCTAGTTATTTCAGAAGCTAAACTGTATTACTCTTACATCTAAtactgtgcctcaatttcctcatctataaaatgggaataataataatgcttactTCACAGGATTGTTTTAGATATTTAAAGAATCAATACACCCGTTTGCaaacttttaacaaaataatagatTTTGGCAATGACCATCAATTCTAACatcacaaaaagagagagaataaggaaTTATGTGTCTCCAGATGAAGATACACAACACCACCTTTGAAATATtcctacaaaaatataaaacctaaattAAATCAACCAGTTAGATTGAAAATAAGTTTAGAGGAAATACAGGGATGGAAAAATGTATTAAACCCAATTACAGGAATGCaatcagaaaaattcaaatgagGAAAACTGTACAGGACAAATGActgtttcttcaacaaacaaactgcaaagggaaaaaacaattaATTCTATCAATTAAAAGAGAGTTAACACAGATATCAATGAAATGCAATATGTCAACCTAAAAGAATAtgtactaaaatatttacaaacaaaaatagtaatgTGTGAGGTTTACTTCCATGGGAGTGGGTAGGTGCTGGGGGAGGGTCGGTGCTGAAGATGGGTTGGGGGGTAACAGATGCCAGAAGATCGCCCTTGAGATGGTAACTGTTGAAGCTGGGATATGGTTGCATGAACATTCAATATGccagtctttctccttttatatacAGTTGAGTTCtccataataaatttttttaagaattaatacatataaaacccTAAGAGAATTTCTGGCACataaaaagtattcaataaaaagtttatcATTATTATCTTTAGACTACTTCTGATTATGTATTTAGGTGAAAAGCCTCAagtcattttctcaattttcctaTGTCATAAAATCGTCATAACAAAAATATAAcgcctaacattttttttcaggagtGTAATCACTggcctatttattttctctgttctgtatctttttttttcttctagtctaGTCAAAAATCCTCTTGTTGATCAAGAACTAATGGAAGACAAAACCAGCAGGTTTACCTGCAAAGGAAAACCAATTTACCATTTCATGGGGACCAGTACCTTCACTCAGTACACCGTGGTGTCAGATATAAATCTTGTCAAAATCGATGATGATGCAAATTTAGAGAGAGTTTGCCTGTTTGGATGCGGGTTTTCAACTGGCTATGGAGCTGCAATCAACACTGCCAAGGTAAAAGTGCCTCATCACCAGGTtgcataaaatagaattttattaagaAACGGTGATAAAGCAGCTAGTTATTCTTCGAGCCCTAGCTCTGTCATTTATTACCTCTGTGGcgttaggcaagttatttaatctctctactCCTACTCTCTGCAATAACATCTCCTACAAATAGTAAGGGGATAATTAAATCATATTACACATGTAGGACATCTGGCCCAGCAGCTGGCATATAGTTGGCACCCGGttcatgttcatttcttttcctataCTAATATGTTAGATTACAGACCACCCCTGCCTTAAACACAGCATGCTTAAATATGCCCCCTAAATATTAATGCTCACCCTGGCACAGCAGACCCAGTCAAGAGGCAACAGAAACTACAGAAACCCCACCCATCTCCATACAGTCACCTCTGCTTTCTCACTGATCCTGCAGATTTTTCTGTCCCTCCAACTGGTAATTCATCTCTGCTTCTCATCCTGTCCCTTTGTGGCTCCAAGGGAGTGTGTCTCAGGTGGCAGCCCTGACGGTGGCAAGATGCATCCCTGAAAGCCCATGTTAGAATCTAGAAGCTTTCACAAACTATTCAATGAGAACCGGACAGATGTCATTATCACTTGGATGCCTCAAACAACCCCCTTATTTAAACCTCTTTCTCATCAGTCTTCGTCCCTTGAGTTCAAACTACAAAATGCAA from Ailuropoda melanoleuca isolate Jingjing chromosome 11, ASM200744v2, whole genome shotgun sequence includes the following:
- the ADH4 gene encoding all-trans-retinol dehydrogenase [NAD(+)] ADH4, yielding MGTKGKVIKCKAAIAWETGKPLCIEEVEVAPPKAHEVRVQIIATALCHTDAHPISPKFKEALLPVILGHEGAGIVESVGPGVTNFKPGDKVIPLYMPQCRKCKFCLSPLTNFCKKLSLVKNPLVDQELMEDKTSRFTCKGKPIYHFMGTSTFTQYTVVSDINLVKIDDDANLERVCLFGCGFSTGYGAAINTAKVTPGSTCAVFGLGAVGLSAIMGCKVAGASRIMAIDINSEKFTKAKALGATDCLNPRNLDKPIQEVIIEMTNGGVDFAFDCAGGPETMRAALDSTIVGWGSCTFIGVDSEMRGLMVSPVELIMGRTINGTCFGGWKSIDSMPKLVTDYKNKKFDLDILVTHTLPFDKINEAFDLMNQGKSIRIVLTF